A part of Aegilops tauschii subsp. strangulata cultivar AL8/78 chromosome 2, Aet v6.0, whole genome shotgun sequence genomic DNA contains:
- the LOC109744460 gene encoding uncharacterized protein yields the protein MADSAAKRPPTPAPASGGGGMAWKLSFALFVFLAALLYKQLQPPAPRIVGSPGGPPVTASRTKLKDGRHLAYLESGVPKEKAKYKIIFVHGFDSCRYDALQVSPELAQELGIYLLSFDRPGYGESDPDPAPSEKSIALDIEELADNLQLGPKFHLIGFSMGGEIMWSCLKHIPHRLSGVAVLGPVGNYWWSGLPSNVSWDAWYQQLPRDQWAVWVSHHLPWLTYWWNTQKLFPASSVIAYNPALLSEEDAKLMEKFGMRTYMAMIRQQGEYYCLHRDMMVGFGKWGWSPLDLKDPFAGGEGKVHLWHGAEDLIVPVILSRYISERLPWVVYHELPKSGHLFPVAQEMADAIVKSLLLGEQ from the exons ATGGCCGACTCCGCCGCCAAGCGGCCTCCAACACCGGCGCCGgcctccggcggaggcg GAATGGCGTGGAAGCTCTCTTTTGCTCTGTTTGTGTTCCTGGCGGCGCTGCTGTACAAGCAGCTTCAGCCTCCGGCTCCGAGAATCGTTGGCTCGCCGGGTGGCCCCCCTGTTACAGCATCAAGAACAAAACTCAAAGACGGCAGGCATTTGGCATACCTGGAATCTGGCGTCCCAAAGGAGAAGGCCAAGTACAAGATCATTTTCGTCCATGGATTCGACTCCTGCAGATACGACGCGCTTCAAGTCTCCCCG GAGCTGGCACAAGAGCTGGGCATCTACCTGCTGTCCTTCGACCGGCCTGGGTACGGTGAGAGCGACCCTGACCCGGCGCCGTCTGAGAAGAGCATCGCCCTCGACATCGAGGAGCTCGCCGACAACCTGCAGCTGGGCCCCAAATTCCACCTCATCGGCTTCTCCATGGGCGGCGAAATCATGTGGAGCTGCCTCAAGCACATCCCGCACAG GCTCTCCGGGGTGGCCGTTCTCGGGCCGGTGGGCAACTACTGGTGGTCCGGCTTGCCGTCGAACGTGTCATGGGACGCCTGGTACCAGCAGCTCCCACGGGATCAATGGGCGGTCTGGGTCTCCCATCATCTGCCATGGCTGACCTACTGGTGGAACACCCAGAAGCTCTTCCCGGCCTCCAGCGTCATCGCCTACAACCCTGCACTCCTGTCCGAAGAAGACGCGAAGCTCATGGAGAAGTTTGGAATGCGAACCTACATG GCGATGATAAGGCAGCAGGGGGAGTACTACTGCCTGCACCGCGACATGATGGTCGGGTTCGGGAAGTGGGGTTGGAGCCCCCTGGACCTCAAGGACCCgttcgccggcggcgagggcAAGGTGCACCTGTGGCACGGCGCGGAGGACCTCATCGTGCCGGTCATCTTGTCCAGGTACATCAGCGAGAGGCTCCCTTGGGTGGTCTACCACGAGCTCCCGAAGTCCGGACACCTCTTCCCAGTTGCCCAGGAGATGGCCGACGCCATCGTCAAGTCCCTGCTGCTCGGAGAGCAGTGA